The following coding sequences lie in one Chitinophagaceae bacterium genomic window:
- the pyrF gene encoding orotidine-5'-phosphate decarboxylase — MNLQTLKAAIFNKKSFLCVGLDTDVTKLPHHLKANAEGMLEFNKAIIDATLPYAVSYKINTAFYEAMGAEGWNVMQKTVAYLPDDVFKIADAKRGDIGNTAAQYAKTFFEQMNFDAITLHPYMGLETFEPFLAYTDKWIIPLALTSNPGSEDFQKTDMHSGKMYELFLSKMASRFTPDKCMFVVGATQKEYLEKIRSISPNHFLLIPGVGTQGGKIEDLIPFTNKENAGMLVNVSRGIIFASSDKGFAEKAALSAKNYQSQMSPFFEKF; from the coding sequence ATGAACTTACAAACACTAAAAGCTGCAATTTTCAATAAAAAGAGTTTTTTATGTGTCGGTTTAGATACTGATGTCACAAAATTACCACATCACCTGAAAGCAAATGCAGAAGGTATGCTGGAGTTTAATAAAGCAATCATAGACGCAACCCTTCCTTATGCGGTTTCTTATAAAATCAATACGGCTTTTTACGAAGCTATGGGCGCTGAAGGCTGGAATGTAATGCAAAAAACCGTTGCTTATCTGCCCGATGATGTTTTCAAAATTGCCGATGCAAAAAGAGGAGATATTGGTAACACAGCTGCTCAATATGCAAAAACTTTTTTTGAACAAATGAATTTTGATGCGATAACTCTTCACCCTTATATGGGTTTAGAGACTTTTGAACCCTTTTTGGCTTATACTGATAAATGGATAATCCCTCTTGCTTTGACATCAAATCCGGGTAGTGAAGATTTTCAAAAAACAGATATGCACTCCGGTAAAATGTATGAGCTTTTCTTATCTAAAATGGCCTCCCGCTTCACTCCGGATAAATGTATGTTTGTTGTCGGTGCTACTCAAAAGGAGTATCTTGAAAAAATAAGATCAATTAGCCCAAACCATTTTTTATTAATTCCGGGTGTCGGCACTCAAGGCGGCAAAATTGAAGATTTAATTCCATTTACAAACAAAGAAAATGCAGGTATGCTGGTAAATGTATCCAGAGGAATTATTTTTGCCTCATCAGATAAGGGTTTTGCTGAAAAAGCAGCCCTTTCGGCAAAAAACTATCAAAGTCAAATGTCTCCTTTTTTCGAAAAATTTTAA
- a CDS encoding agmatinase, protein MDKAEKIKKFDADGLASNDALFGLPFNFDESEIIILPVPWEVTVSYRAGTANSVKGILNASYQVDLYDSDYPDSWKAGFFMLEPSVEMLRNSNLLRPKAFELIKFQEKGGDVDSHPQFSNILKEINAASEEMNNWVFEQTNKLLNNGKKVALLGGDHSTPLGFIKALSTKHEKFGVLQFDAHADLRPAYEGFTHSHASIFYNALKIENLEKLVQFGIRDLSSGEADIIRSNPDRIKCFYDRDVKRDLFAGKKYEEIVDEVVEALPQKVYISFDIDALDPKLCPNTGTPVPGGYGLDEAFYIIQKVKASGREIIGFDLSEVASEKHEWDCIVGARTLFRLCNALA, encoded by the coding sequence ATGGATAAAGCTGAAAAAATAAAGAAGTTCGATGCAGATGGGTTAGCATCCAATGATGCCTTATTTGGACTCCCGTTTAATTTTGATGAGTCTGAAATCATTATATTGCCTGTCCCCTGGGAAGTTACTGTCTCATATCGTGCGGGAACTGCTAATTCTGTAAAAGGAATTTTAAATGCTTCTTATCAGGTGGATTTGTATGATTCTGATTATCCGGATTCATGGAAAGCCGGGTTTTTCATGCTGGAGCCATCTGTTGAAATGTTGCGAAACAGTAATTTGCTGAGACCTAAGGCATTTGAGTTAATAAAATTTCAGGAAAAAGGAGGAGATGTAGATAGCCACCCTCAATTCTCTAATATTTTAAAAGAAATTAATGCAGCATCTGAGGAGATGAATAACTGGGTTTTTGAACAAACAAATAAGTTACTGAATAACGGAAAGAAGGTTGCTCTTTTGGGAGGCGACCACAGTACTCCATTAGGTTTCATAAAAGCTTTATCAACAAAGCATGAAAAATTCGGTGTTTTGCAATTTGATGCGCATGCTGATTTAAGACCGGCTTATGAAGGTTTTACCCACTCTCATGCTTCTATTTTTTATAATGCCCTTAAAATTGAAAATTTAGAAAAATTGGTGCAATTTGGTATTAGAGACTTGTCATCAGGTGAGGCAGATATTATACGCTCAAATCCGGATCGTATAAAGTGTTTTTATGACCGGGACGTAAAAAGGGATTTGTTTGCCGGTAAAAAGTATGAAGAAATAGTAGATGAAGTTGTAGAGGCCCTTCCGCAAAAAGTTTACATTTCCTTTGACATAGATGCTTTGGATCCAAAATTATGTCCAAATACAGGCACCCCGGTACCGGGAGGTTACGGTTTAGATGAAGCTTTTTATATTATTCAAAAAGTAAAAGCCTCTGGCCGGGAAATTATAGGCTTTGATTTGTCTGAAGTTGCATCTGAAAAACACGAATGGGACTGCATCGTAGGTGCCCGTACATTATTTAGGTTATGCAATGCATTAGCATAA
- a CDS encoding DUF2851 family protein, whose amino-acid sequence MKEDFLHFVWKYKKFNPVNLQTDDGQKLLITKSGFHNYDGGPDFLDARIMLDETSWAGNVEIHIKASDWYAHGHHLDKKYNNVILHVVAKNDKVIFREDGTKVPALNISPLLDLGILRQYKLLQQAKAKIPCHSFLPDIDRFIIDQCLDRMIVERLEDKTKEIQDVLQKEKNDWEYVFLIFLSKYLGGPVNSLPMELLIKSISYNTFQKKQNSIHHLESLLFGQSGMLNTIESDDDYIKALKAEYFHYKKTEDLKPIENKIWQFLRLRPGNFPTIRIAQLCSLYHHSPRLFHTLLMASSPKVARQILNVSASEYWNTHYVFNKTSRKKEKKLGKHTANSILINVVIPFMFLYGSFRGKESLKDKALSWLENIPAENNSITKTWLENGIKAKNALESQALIELKKYYCTPKQCLKCNIGIKILESQS is encoded by the coding sequence ATGAAAGAGGATTTTTTGCATTTTGTATGGAAGTATAAAAAATTTAACCCTGTCAATTTACAAACAGATGACGGACAAAAGCTGCTAATCACTAAATCAGGTTTTCATAATTATGACGGCGGACCGGATTTTTTAGATGCGCGCATAATGCTGGACGAGACTTCCTGGGCTGGAAATGTAGAAATCCATATCAAAGCTTCTGACTGGTATGCTCATGGACACCATCTTGACAAAAAATACAACAATGTGATTTTACATGTAGTTGCTAAAAATGATAAAGTCATATTCCGTGAAGATGGCACGAAGGTTCCCGCATTGAACATTTCACCTCTGCTTGATTTGGGCATTTTAAGACAATACAAATTGTTGCAGCAGGCAAAAGCTAAAATACCCTGCCACAGTTTTTTGCCGGATATTGACAGGTTTATTATTGATCAGTGCCTGGACAGGATGATAGTCGAAAGACTTGAAGATAAAACAAAAGAAATTCAGGATGTTTTACAGAAAGAAAAAAATGACTGGGAATATGTTTTCCTTATTTTTCTATCAAAATATTTAGGAGGGCCGGTAAATAGTTTACCAATGGAGTTGCTTATCAAAAGTATTTCCTATAATACATTTCAAAAAAAACAAAACAGCATTCATCATCTCGAAAGTCTGCTTTTTGGACAGTCAGGAATGTTAAATACGATAGAATCTGACGATGACTATATAAAAGCATTAAAAGCGGAATATTTTCATTATAAAAAAACCGAAGATCTTAAACCTATAGAAAATAAAATATGGCAATTTTTAAGGCTGAGACCGGGAAATTTTCCTACCATTCGGATAGCCCAGCTTTGTAGTTTATATCATCACTCTCCACGACTGTTTCACACTTTATTGATGGCCAGCTCTCCTAAGGTAGCCAGACAAATTCTCAATGTTTCGGCTTCAGAATACTGGAATACACATTATGTTTTTAATAAAACTTCAAGAAAAAAAGAAAAAAAACTAGGTAAACATACCGCTAACTCTATTCTGATAAATGTTGTGATTCCTTTTATGTTTTTATACGGGAGCTTCAGGGGAAAAGAAAGTTTAAAAGATAAAGCTCTTTCATGGCTTGAAAACATTCCGGCAGAAAACAACTCAATTACAAAAACATGGCTGGAAAATGGAATAAAAGCTAAAAATGCATTAGAAAGTCAGGCACTTATAGAATTAAAAAAATATTATTGCACTCCGAAACAATGTCTTAAATGTAACATTGGTATTAAAATACTTGAGTCTCAAAGTTGA
- a CDS encoding universal stress protein, whose translation MKLSINKILVPTDFSKLSLEALEYAAIMCKHSDAEILLLHVIESTDNYKHLNEALNINDVMQEALNKKLQQIKSENVSLHDIEIKVRMTEGKIYEQIEKIREEESADLIVMGTHGASGITNIQRYILGSNAYRVVHFSNCPVIVVRGAKVPVDFKKIVVPLDTTKQTTQKVNQAIKLAKSFDSEIHLISVSTFFEEFTHNLKEMKDKLEEAAEIVDKAGIPVKIKMIRHDNIANSVIDYAENANADLILIMVRAEKKKNDVAIGSSARKIITGSKVPVYTLRPE comes from the coding sequence ATGAAACTATCTATTAATAAGATATTAGTACCGACAGATTTTTCTAAACTTTCTTTAGAGGCTCTTGAATATGCAGCTATTATGTGTAAACATTCTGATGCAGAAATATTGCTTTTACATGTTATTGAGTCTACAGATAACTATAAGCATTTGAATGAAGCGCTTAATATTAATGACGTGATGCAGGAGGCTCTAAATAAGAAGCTGCAACAGATTAAATCTGAAAATGTAAGTTTGCATGATATTGAGATTAAAGTAAGGATGACAGAAGGCAAAATTTATGAGCAAATCGAGAAAATCAGAGAAGAAGAATCTGCAGATTTAATTGTAATGGGAACCCATGGCGCATCCGGAATCACTAATATTCAAAGATACATTTTAGGTTCAAATGCCTATAGAGTTGTACATTTTTCTAACTGCCCGGTAATTGTTGTTAGGGGAGCTAAAGTGCCGGTAGATTTTAAAAAGATTGTAGTTCCTTTAGATACGACTAAGCAGACTACTCAAAAAGTGAATCAGGCAATTAAATTGGCAAAATCCTTTGATTCTGAAATTCATTTAATTTCTGTGTCAACATTTTTTGAGGAGTTTACGCATAATCTAAAGGAAATGAAAGATAAGCTTGAGGAAGCAGCTGAAATAGTTGATAAGGCAGGAATACCTGTGAAAATAAAGATGATCAGGCATGATAATATCGCTAATTCAGTAATTGACTATGCTGAAAATGCAAATGCTGATTTAATACTTATAATGGTAAGGGCGGAAAAGAAAAAAAATGATGTTGCCATTGGTTCCAGTGCAAGAAAAATTATTACCGGAAGTAAAGTACCGGTTTATACACTGCGCCCGGAATAA
- a CDS encoding phosphorylase: protein MIRVIPEAELIINPDGRIYHLNLHPDDVADTIITVGDPDRVKMITNYFDKIEIKAANREFVTHTGTLNGKRLTVISTGIGTDNIDIVLNELDALVNIDFNTRTEKKIKKSLNIIRIGTSGGLQKNIPLDSFVISTGGLGLDGLLHFYKYLKSDTEEKTEKHLSEYLNQYNQIFRPYFREASAKLISAFPEDQFVRGVTATCTGFYGPQQRSLRAKPAAEDFLEVLTKWKFEKSQITNFEMETAGIIGVSNLLGHHSTSLNGIIAQRHDGKFSSNPGKTVKRLIESALPIILKI from the coding sequence ATGATAAGAGTTATTCCAGAAGCAGAATTGATAATAAATCCGGATGGAAGGATTTATCACTTAAACTTACACCCTGATGATGTTGCTGACACAATTATTACGGTTGGCGATCCCGACAGAGTGAAAATGATTACTAATTATTTTGATAAAATCGAGATAAAGGCTGCAAACAGAGAGTTTGTAACTCATACCGGTACTTTAAACGGAAAAAGGTTAACCGTAATTTCTACCGGTATCGGTACCGATAATATAGATATAGTGTTAAATGAGTTAGACGCTCTCGTAAATATTGACTTTAATACACGAACAGAAAAAAAAATAAAAAAATCCTTAAATATCATCCGAATTGGAACTTCAGGAGGACTACAAAAAAATATACCCCTTGATTCATTTGTTATTTCTACCGGTGGTCTGGGATTAGACGGTCTTTTACATTTCTATAAATACCTCAAAAGTGATACTGAAGAGAAAACAGAAAAACATTTAAGCGAATACTTAAATCAGTATAACCAAATTTTCAGACCATACTTTAGAGAGGCCTCGGCTAAGCTAATCTCAGCCTTTCCGGAGGATCAGTTTGTAAGAGGCGTCACAGCTACCTGCACCGGATTTTATGGTCCTCAGCAGCGCTCTCTTAGAGCGAAACCTGCTGCTGAAGACTTTCTGGAAGTGCTCACTAAATGGAAGTTTGAAAAAAGTCAAATCACAAATTTTGAAATGGAAACTGCCGGGATTATAGGAGTCAGTAATCTCTTAGGTCACCATTCTACCAGTCTGAACGGAATCATCGCCCAAAGGCATGACGGGAAATTCAGCTCCAATCCCGGAAAAACCGTTAAAAGACTTATTGAATCAGCACTACCCATAATATTGAAAATTTAA
- a CDS encoding PspC domain-containing protein has product MNKLKNFIEVNAFGVCSYLGEKIGIPSNWIRLFFIYTSFITIGSPLIVYLSLAFLIRLKNFFKIKKQSSFDF; this is encoded by the coding sequence ATGAATAAATTAAAGAACTTTATAGAGGTAAACGCCTTCGGTGTATGCAGCTATTTAGGTGAAAAGATAGGTATCCCAAGTAACTGGATTCGTTTATTTTTTATTTACACTTCATTTATAACCATTGGTTCCCCACTCATAGTGTATTTGTCCTTAGCATTTCTGATTCGGTTAAAAAACTTTTTCAAGATTAAAAAACAAAGTAGTTTTGATTTTTAA